Proteins from one Candidatus Aminicenantes bacterium genomic window:
- a CDS encoding glycosyltransferase family 4 protein: MKILMIAPEPFFEPRGTPFSEYFRIKALSALGHTVDLVTYPFGVDKHIPGLKIFRCAKFPWITSVRTGPSLVKVGLDFFLLLKALRRLWREDYDLIHTHEEASLIGVLCQKMTKIPHLYDMHSSLVQQMGNFNFTRSRIIVRLFKFSETVSLKNATAVIVICRSLFDYAAGITAAAKLTLIENFMDDRPGVSSEEKMAQVKGEINADGKKVIMYAGTLEAYQGIPLLLESMRLLGDDFRLVVIGGKEGQVAKLRRQVEEMELEGRIMALGQKRSRDIPYYLHAAAVLVSPRILGTNIPLKIYSYLASGVPVVATDLPTHTQSVSREIAFLAAPDPEAFAAAIRLAAGPQGEAVASRALAYCREHFTVERYTELVAQALAKAVPSFPAPTPAGH, from the coding sequence ATGAAAATATTGATGATCGCCCCCGAACCCTTCTTTGAACCGCGCGGGACGCCCTTTTCTGAATATTTCCGCATCAAGGCGCTGTCGGCGTTGGGGCATACCGTCGACCTGGTCACCTATCCCTTTGGCGTGGACAAGCACATCCCGGGGCTGAAGATCTTCCGCTGCGCCAAGTTCCCCTGGATCACGTCGGTGCGCACCGGGCCGTCGCTGGTCAAGGTCGGGCTCGATTTTTTCCTGTTGCTGAAGGCGCTGCGCCGGCTCTGGCGCGAGGATTATGACCTGATCCATACCCATGAAGAGGCGAGCCTCATCGGGGTCTTATGCCAGAAGATGACCAAGATCCCCCACCTGTACGACATGCACTCGTCGCTGGTCCAGCAGATGGGAAACTTCAACTTCACCCGCTCGCGGATCATCGTCCGCCTGTTCAAGTTCAGCGAAACGGTCTCGCTGAAAAACGCCACCGCGGTAATCGTCATCTGCCGCTCCCTGTTCGACTACGCCGCCGGCATCACCGCCGCCGCCAAGCTGACGCTGATCGAAAACTTCATGGACGACCGTCCCGGGGTCAGCAGCGAAGAAAAAATGGCGCAGGTCAAGGGCGAGATCAATGCCGACGGAAAAAAAGTGATCATGTACGCCGGGACGCTGGAGGCCTACCAGGGCATCCCGCTGCTGCTGGAAAGCATGCGCCTTTTGGGCGACGATTTCCGCCTGGTGGTGATCGGCGGCAAGGAGGGCCAGGTGGCCAAGCTGCGCCGCCAGGTCGAGGAGATGGAACTGGAGGGGCGGATCATGGCGCTCGGGCAGAAGCGTTCCCGCGATATCCCGTACTACCTGCATGCCGCCGCCGTCCTGGTCTCGCCGAGAATCCTGGGCACCAATATCCCGCTGAAAATCTATTCCTACCTGGCCAGCGGCGTGCCGGTCGTGGCCACCGACCTGCCTACCCATACCCAGTCGGTCAGCCGGGAGATCGCTTTCCTGGCCGCGCCCGACCCCGAGGCTTTCGCCGCCGCTATCCGCCTGGCGGCCGGCCCCCAGGGAGAGGCGGTCGCCAGCCGGGCCCTGGCTTATTGCCGCGAGCATTTTACCGTTGAGCGCTATACCGAGCTGGTTGCCCAAGCCTTGGCCAAGGCGGTACCATCCTTTCCTGCGCCAACGCCGGCCGGGCACTAG